Proteins from one Desulfonema limicola genomic window:
- the fusA gene encoding elongation factor G: protein MAEMVEKLRNIAFVAHGGAGKTSLAEIMLYKAGVTTRIGRVEEGNTAMDFEPEELKRQSSISTSFHQLAWNKHTVTLIDTPGDQNFFTDTVMCMQAADGAVIVVDAVDGIRVQTEQAWEYTGEMNIPCAVFINKLDKERSDFSKAFQNVSEFFEDPKPIKIQIPIGAENNFKGIVDLITMKAYNFDADGKMTTGEIPADMKDDVEAEREAMIENIAEADDDLVERYLEGEELSEDDIKSALRKGVIARIFVPVLCGSATGNIGIDLLMNFIVNSMPSPQDLPAKKGIHPDKKEEIERSPDINAPFSAFVFKTIADPYAGQLSILKVVSGKLGSDGTFYNSNKGTKERFNQLLTLTGKEQKPASGAVPGSIVAVAKLKETATGDTLCDDGNKIQFKCIDPLPTLISFAASAKTKGDEDKIYSSLNKLLEEDPGLKLERNSQTKEILLSGRGQVHIEVVVEKLKRKFNVEVALNIPKVPYKETIKKKVRVQGRHKKQTGGHGQFGDCWIQMEPLPRGAGFQFVDAIVGGSIPKTYIPAVEKGVIEASEKGVLAGFPCVDFKVTVDDGSYHAVDSSEMAFKIAGSLAYRKAVEQAKPVLLEPIMNITVVTPDEYMGDIMGDMNGRRGRVIGMDSEGKKQVIKAQGPLAEFQTYAPDLRSMTGGRGLYSMEFSHYDEVPAQLAEKIIEEVNKEKES from the coding sequence ATGGCTGAAATGGTTGAAAAATTAAGGAATATTGCTTTTGTAGCCCATGGAGGCGCTGGAAAAACATCGCTGGCGGAAATCATGCTTTATAAGGCAGGTGTAACCACTCGGATTGGACGTGTGGAAGAAGGTAACACAGCCATGGATTTTGAACCTGAAGAACTTAAGCGTCAGTCAAGCATAAGCACCAGCTTTCATCAGCTTGCATGGAACAAACACACGGTAACACTCATTGATACTCCAGGAGATCAAAATTTTTTCACAGATACTGTCATGTGTATGCAGGCAGCTGACGGAGCTGTTATTGTTGTTGATGCTGTTGACGGTATCAGGGTTCAAACAGAGCAGGCATGGGAATATACAGGGGAAATGAATATTCCTTGTGCTGTTTTTATTAATAAGCTTGATAAGGAACGCTCAGATTTTTCAAAAGCGTTTCAAAATGTATCCGAGTTTTTTGAAGATCCCAAACCCATTAAAATTCAGATTCCCATAGGTGCAGAAAATAATTTTAAAGGCATTGTGGATTTGATTACCATGAAAGCCTATAATTTTGATGCTGACGGCAAGATGACCACAGGTGAAATTCCCGCAGACATGAAAGACGATGTTGAAGCTGAACGGGAAGCCATGATAGAAAATATTGCAGAAGCTGATGATGATCTTGTTGAACGCTATCTTGAAGGTGAAGAACTTTCAGAAGATGATATAAAATCTGCTTTAAGAAAAGGTGTGATTGCAAGGATTTTTGTTCCAGTACTCTGCGGGTCTGCAACTGGAAACATCGGGATTGACCTGTTGATGAATTTTATAGTTAATTCAATGCCCTCGCCACAGGATTTACCTGCAAAAAAAGGTATCCACCCTGATAAAAAAGAGGAAATTGAACGTTCTCCTGACATTAACGCTCCTTTTTCTGCTTTTGTATTTAAAACCATTGCAGATCCTTATGCAGGACAGCTCTCAATCTTAAAGGTTGTATCAGGTAAACTCGGCAGTGACGGAACTTTTTATAATTCAAACAAAGGAACCAAAGAGCGGTTTAATCAATTGCTGACATTGACCGGCAAAGAACAGAAACCAGCATCTGGTGCAGTACCAGGTTCAATTGTAGCTGTTGCAAAACTCAAGGAAACAGCCACAGGCGATACACTTTGTGATGATGGAAACAAGATCCAGTTTAAATGTATTGATCCTCTTCCAACACTTATTTCTTTTGCAGCATCAGCCAAAACCAAAGGGGATGAAGACAAGATTTACAGTTCTCTTAATAAGCTTCTTGAAGAAGATCCAGGATTAAAACTGGAACGTAATTCACAGACAAAAGAGATTCTTCTTTCAGGAAGAGGCCAGGTTCACATAGAGGTTGTTGTTGAAAAGCTCAAAAGAAAATTTAATGTAGAGGTTGCATTAAATATTCCAAAAGTTCCCTATAAAGAGACTATTAAGAAAAAAGTCAGGGTTCAGGGCAGGCATAAAAAACAGACAGGCGGGCATGGCCAGTTTGGAGACTGCTGGATTCAGATGGAGCCTCTTCCCCGTGGAGCAGGTTTTCAATTTGTTGATGCAATAGTAGGCGGTTCAATACCTAAAACTTATATACCTGCAGTTGAAAAAGGTGTTATTGAAGCATCTGAAAAAGGCGTGCTTGCAGGATTTCCATGTGTGGATTTTAAAGTAACAGTTGATGATGGTTCATATCATGCTGTTGATTCATCTGAAATGGCTTTTAAAATTGCAGGATCCCTGGCATATAGAAAAGCTGTTGAACAGGCAAAGCCTGTTTTGCTTGAGCCTATAATGAATATTACAGTTGTTACCCCTGATGAATATATGGGTGATATTATGGGTGATATGAACGGAAGACGCGGCAGGGTTATAGGCATGGACAGTGAAGGGAAAAAACAGGTTATTAAAGCCCAGGGACCTCTGGCTGAGTTCCAGACCTATGCTCCTGATCTCAGATCTATGACAGGGGGACGGGGTTTATACTCAATGGAATTTTCTCATTATGATGAGGTTCCTGCCCAGCTTGCAGAAAAAATAATAGAAGAAGTCAATAAAGAAAAAGAAAGCTGA
- a CDS encoding serine/threonine protein kinase — protein sequence MTIDEYVLLVCLKPEEVEHIRQLLSSFEIKIDSKDIHHFDDAKACLKNENICLAVLRLDKKLSRPDQDIIQLRQFLPDYIPILILISHDLTQNIKDYIKAGANDYWVLPLDNTSFSVRFYVLLEFGQSIILSEKAKGFEIKHETSLLQRIIEKIQDSLRFFSPNITYKHENNSSIAEKWIKIKKLGFGGFGEVWLVKRHGKGMSAVAKIPHSSKLNTRALRAAAILKRLSIHPNIVHLIEVVEEDGKVVLIQEYIPGLTLQQLIENTLNGKHKEDYFLQLLSVASHAHQNRIMHRDIKPENIIITPSGTLKLLDFGIAKDLSRHNIGKTIAGSRPFMAPEQIMGKSSIASDVWSLGVILYIFATNTLPFYDPNEKYLMDLILETSPLPPRKLEPGLPENFETLILKCLDKNPENRYQDAGELRQELLELFPLFGDGSILPDNYKD from the coding sequence ATGACAATTGATGAATATGTTTTGCTGGTCTGCCTGAAACCTGAAGAAGTTGAACATATCAGGCAATTGCTGTCTTCATTTGAGATTAAAATTGATTCAAAGGATATTCATCATTTTGATGATGCAAAGGCATGTTTAAAAAATGAAAACATTTGTCTGGCTGTTCTTAGACTTGATAAAAAACTCAGCCGTCCAGATCAGGATATTATTCAATTAAGGCAGTTTCTTCCTGATTATATCCCTATTTTAATTTTAATTTCCCATGATTTAACTCAAAATATCAAAGATTATATAAAAGCAGGTGCTAATGATTATTGGGTCCTGCCATTGGATAATACTTCTTTTTCAGTTCGTTTTTATGTTCTGCTTGAGTTTGGACAGTCCATTATATTATCAGAAAAAGCAAAAGGGTTTGAAATTAAGCATGAAACCTCACTGCTTCAGCGTATTATAGAGAAAATTCAGGATAGTCTGAGATTTTTTTCTCCTAATATTACATATAAACATGAGAACAATTCATCAATTGCAGAAAAATGGATAAAAATAAAGAAACTTGGATTTGGGGGTTTTGGAGAAGTATGGCTTGTTAAAAGGCATGGAAAAGGCATGTCAGCAGTTGCAAAAATACCCCACAGCTCAAAACTCAATACCAGGGCTTTAAGAGCGGCTGCTATTCTTAAAAGATTATCCATTCATCCCAATATTGTGCATTTAATTGAAGTAGTGGAAGAAGATGGAAAGGTTGTTTTGATCCAGGAATATATTCCAGGATTGACCCTTCAGCAGCTGATAGAAAACACCCTGAACGGGAAACATAAGGAAGATTATTTTCTCCAGTTATTATCAGTAGCTTCCCATGCTCATCAAAACCGTATAATGCACAGGGATATAAAACCGGAAAATATTATAATAACTCCTTCAGGAACTCTTAAACTTCTTGACTTTGGTATTGCCAAAGACCTCTCACGTCATAATATTGGAAAAACCATTGCAGGTTCACGTCCTTTTATGGCCCCTGAGCAGATAATGGGCAAAAGCAGTATTGCAAGTGATGTATGGTCTTTGGGAGTTATCCTTTATATATTTGCAACAAATACTCTTCCTTTTTATGATCCTAATGAAAAATACCTGATGGATCTTATTCTTGAAACAAGTCCCCTGCCCCCTCGAAAACTTGAACCTGGACTGCCTGAAAATTTTGAAACCCTGATTCTTAAATGCCTCGACAAAAATCCTGAAAACCGGTACCAAGATGCAGGTGAACTGCGTCAAGAATTATTGGAATTATTTCCATTATTTGGGGATGGAAGTATTTTGCCGGATAACTATAAAGATTAA
- a CDS encoding metallophosphoesterase family protein: MFKIIFENPDSNTPVSIKKNRIIVNCGSIGQPRDGDPRASYVIYDSANETLEFRRINYDYKITAEKILEARLPESLAARLAKGR; the protein is encoded by the coding sequence ATGTTTAAAATAATATTTGAAAATCCTGACTCCAATACTCCTGTGAGTATAAAAAAAAATAGAATAATAGTAAACTGCGGCAGTATCGGCCAGCCCAGAGACGGAGACCCCAGGGCTTCATATGTAATCTATGATTCAGCAAATGAAACCCTGGAATTTAGAAGGATCAATTATGATTATAAGATCACTGCTGAAAAAATTCTTGAAGCCAGGCTGCCTGAATCACTTGCAGCAAGACTGGCAAAAGGAAGATAA
- a CDS encoding metallophosphoesterase family protein — translation MRLAVFSDIHSNLEALEAFIDDALHQMIHHYFCLGDIVGYGANPNQCIQKLQTLPNLKCVLGNHDYYASKNTTAYDMSLTAARAIIWTKKRLSKENTQFLKALKPILKTTRISFSHAAPHNPLKWQYIFTSESASRSFFSTRQKIIFNGHTHVPQIITQKICLK, via the coding sequence ATGCGGCTTGCGGTTTTTTCAGATATTCACAGCAATCTTGAAGCTTTGGAAGCATTTATTGATGATGCTTTACATCAAATGATTCACCACTATTTCTGCCTGGGAGATATTGTTGGATATGGTGCAAATCCCAATCAATGTATCCAGAAACTGCAAACCCTGCCTAATTTAAAATGTGTTCTTGGCAATCATGATTATTATGCCAGTAAAAATACAACTGCATATGACATGTCTCTTACTGCTGCAAGGGCAATCATCTGGACAAAAAAAAGATTGTCAAAAGAAAATACCCAGTTTCTTAAAGCCCTGAAACCTATTTTAAAAACAACCAGGATTTCATTTTCCCATGCTGCTCCCCATAATCCTTTAAAATGGCAGTATATATTTACCAGTGAAAGTGCATCAAGGTCTTTTTTCAGTACCAGGCAAAAGATTATTTTTAACGGTCATACCCATGTTCCTCAGATAATCACTCAAAAAATATGTTTAAAATAA
- a CDS encoding EI24 domain-containing protein, translating to MFIQELIKGLGSYFKAHQVIFKYKLWPYMIIPGIMSLCYIFTLIILGNIWFSHISDYINMNWIPGFLQGEVMQTITTFLLWVLLFLTGYISYQPFILILFSPVLGYLSEITENHIYKQESPPFNFKNLLKDILRSLIINIRNIIKMIFFIAAAWIFIIIPIIGTIISSFLILMIQSFYNGFSLTDYTLERKRFTVKESIAFIKNNRAMTTGIGLGFMLMMFVPVFGWAAAPAYGTVASTIAALEKINNKHLSDMQL from the coding sequence ATGTTTATTCAAGAATTGATAAAAGGTCTTGGCTCTTATTTTAAAGCACACCAGGTTATATTTAAATACAAGCTCTGGCCTTATATGATAATTCCCGGGATTATGAGCCTGTGCTATATCTTTACCTTGATTATACTGGGTAATATCTGGTTCAGCCATATATCTGATTATATTAACATGAACTGGATACCTGGATTTTTACAAGGAGAGGTTATGCAGACTATAACAACCTTTTTGCTCTGGGTTCTTCTTTTTCTTACAGGATATATAAGCTATCAGCCATTTATATTGATTCTTTTTTCACCTGTGCTGGGATATTTATCTGAAATAACGGAAAATCACATCTATAAACAGGAATCTCCTCCTTTTAATTTTAAAAATCTTTTAAAAGATATATTAAGAAGCCTTATCATTAATATCAGAAATATAATAAAAATGATTTTTTTTATTGCTGCAGCATGGATATTTATAATTATCCCGATTATTGGGACAATAATTTCCTCTTTTTTGATATTAATGATTCAATCATTTTACAATGGTTTCAGCCTGACAGACTACACTCTTGAAAGAAAGCGTTTTACAGTAAAGGAAAGCATTGCATTTATCAAAAACAACAGGGCAATGACTACCGGCATAGGGCTGGGCTTTATGCTGATGATGTTTGTCCCTGTCTTTGGCTGGGCTGCAGCACCTGCCTATGGTACTGTTGCATCTACTATTGCAGCCCTGGAAAAAATCAATAATAAACACTTATCTGATATGCAGCTTTAA
- a CDS encoding SPL family radical SAM protein: MALSRICIEQSAAQDPQVNSICSRLNLPVQIVQDPRQVYELVLDSDDPVKKGKEILFLTHNQGSFIKKCPGTKCYTCCGYMILHIGTYCNMDCSYCILQSYFHPPVLQYFINQNNMLAELDSVFAQKNIRRMGTGEYTDSMIWEFWTDLAQMLVNKFAAQSYTALELKTKTTAIDKLEHLEHNKKTIMSWSVNTETVIRENERKTASLTARLEAAARCQSWGYPIGFHFDPMVIYPGYQADYKHVVKQIFKYISPANLVWISMGTFRFMPPLKNIIQKRFPGSKIIYGEFISGLDDKMRYFKPLRIDLYKAVYSCIKETAPDVPVYFCMEDDEVWKKSFGFIPSEYKSLPEILDISAINHCQLEFN; the protein is encoded by the coding sequence TTGGCGCTGTCAAGAATATGTATTGAGCAAAGTGCGGCTCAAGACCCCCAGGTAAATTCTATCTGCTCGCGCCTGAACCTGCCTGTGCAAATAGTTCAGGATCCCAGGCAGGTTTATGAACTTGTTCTGGATTCAGATGATCCTGTCAAAAAAGGTAAAGAAATACTTTTTCTTACCCATAACCAGGGCAGTTTTATAAAAAAATGCCCTGGAACCAAATGCTATACATGCTGCGGATATATGATTCTGCATATAGGAACCTATTGTAATATGGATTGTTCCTATTGCATTCTTCAATCTTATTTTCATCCCCCGGTTCTTCAATATTTTATTAATCAAAATAATATGCTGGCAGAACTGGATTCAGTATTTGCCCAAAAAAATATCAGGCGCATGGGAACAGGTGAATATACTGACAGCATGATATGGGAATTCTGGACAGATCTGGCACAAATGCTTGTAAATAAATTTGCTGCCCAATCTTATACTGCTCTTGAACTTAAAACAAAAACAACAGCAATTGACAAACTGGAACATCTTGAACACAATAAAAAAACCATTATGTCATGGTCTGTTAATACAGAAACAGTGATTCGGGAAAATGAACGCAAAACAGCATCTTTGACAGCCAGGCTGGAAGCAGCTGCCAGATGCCAGTCATGGGGTTATCCTATTGGATTTCATTTTGATCCTATGGTTATTTATCCAGGATACCAGGCAGATTACAAGCATGTTGTCAAGCAGATTTTTAAATATATCTCTCCTGCTAATCTTGTATGGATCAGCATGGGAACCTTCAGATTTATGCCTCCGTTAAAAAATATAATCCAGAAACGATTTCCAGGATCAAAAATTATCTATGGTGAATTTATTTCAGGTCTTGATGATAAAATGAGATATTTTAAACCATTGCGCATTGATCTTTATAAGGCTGTTTATTCCTGTATAAAAGAAACAGCACCTGATGTACCTGTCTATTTCTGCATGGAAGATGATGAGGTATGGAAAAAATCTTTTGGATTTATACCTTCAGAATATAAAAGCCTGCCTGAAATCCTGGACATAAGCGCAATAAATCACTGCCAGCTTGAATTCAATTAA
- a CDS encoding AAA family ATPase, with product MAVITISRQFGAGGKTLGQMIAKKLNYNFINDDIIQMVAEKAKVSTDWVESIEKEAGGKLQKFMSTIVARNFVERILGGDKGFIDEEVYVKVLNDVITQIAQEDNVVIIGRGGQYILRDHPDAFHVLLIAQEPDRIKFMETHYNLSNQEAAKIVKEYGRRRAILYRKFKKEDYDNPELYHVVLNMSKLDMEKASDFVYRMVADLVCTLAE from the coding sequence ATGGCAGTTATTACAATCTCCAGGCAGTTTGGAGCAGGCGGTAAAACATTAGGCCAGATGATAGCAAAAAAACTGAATTATAACTTTATTAATGATGATATAATCCAGATGGTTGCTGAAAAAGCTAAGGTTTCAACAGACTGGGTGGAATCCATAGAAAAGGAAGCAGGCGGAAAGCTTCAAAAATTCATGTCAACTATAGTTGCAAGAAATTTTGTTGAGAGAATTTTAGGCGGAGATAAAGGATTTATTGATGAGGAAGTTTATGTAAAAGTTCTTAATGATGTTATTACACAAATTGCCCAGGAAGATAATGTAGTAATTATCGGAAGGGGAGGGCAGTATATTCTTCGAGATCATCCAGATGCATTTCATGTCCTTTTGATAGCCCAGGAACCAGACAGAATTAAATTTATGGAAACCCACTACAATCTGTCTAACCAGGAAGCAGCCAAGATTGTAAAAGAATATGGCAGGCGCAGGGCAATCCTGTATCGCAAATTCAAGAAAGAAGATTATGACAATCCTGAACTTTATCATGTTGTTTTAAATATGAGCAAACTGGATATGGAAAAAGCTTCTGACTTTGTTTACAGGATGGTAGCAGACCTTGTGTGTACACTTGCAGAATAA
- a CDS encoding site-2 protease family protein, protein MSLPIPYIPDFSNFAIDDFVAFIVSALLAVMVNAEGQAFAAVTLGDSKSEGRNRLHFNAFLYLDILGSIAFFLSGAGWPKKADIDTTQFSKPRLYNILTRFSGPFANFLLASIAGSIVWILSRYGSEDRVFTMIVIVNVTVAAYNLLPVAPFAGSSIVSAFFSSADNKFLKFYQQAGPFILIGLFLAEMISRKDIITGYLKSFAKVLFDFIVAF, encoded by the coding sequence ATGTCTCTGCCAATTCCTTATATCCCTGATTTTTCAAATTTTGCTATTGATGATTTTGTTGCTTTTATAGTATCAGCACTTCTAGCTGTTATGGTAAATGCCGAAGGCCAGGCTTTTGCAGCAGTTACTCTGGGCGACTCAAAATCAGAAGGAAGAAACCGCCTTCATTTTAATGCTTTTCTTTATCTGGATATTTTAGGTTCTATTGCATTTTTTTTATCAGGAGCCGGATGGCCTAAAAAGGCAGACATAGATACAACACAATTTTCAAAACCCAGGCTTTACAATATACTGACCAGGTTTTCAGGACCCTTTGCAAACTTTCTTCTAGCCAGTATTGCAGGCAGTATTGTATGGATATTATCAAGATATGGTTCTGAAGACCGGGTTTTTACCATGATTGTTATAGTTAATGTAACAGTTGCAGCTTATAATCTATTGCCTGTTGCCCCTTTTGCAGGCTCAAGTATAGTGTCAGCGTTTTTTTCATCTGCAGACAACAAATTTTTAAAATTCTATCAACAGGCAGGCCCCTTTATTTTGATAGGATTATTTTTAGCAGAAATGATTTCCAGAAAAGATATTATCACTGGTTATCTGAAATCTTTTGCAAAAGTATTATTTGATTTTATTGTAGCTTTCTAA
- the acs gene encoding acetate--CoA ligase, with amino-acid sequence MAEERLDVSEAQIASHWKEEGYYPPSSKFVAQANMTDEKIYDRMALENVPDCFKEYADLLDWYKYWDEILDTSDAPCYKWFKGGLINASYNCIDRHLAKNRNKTAIHFVPELEEERVQHVTYQELWVRVNEFTALLQDFCGLKAGDRVTLHMPMTAELPITMLALCRIGVIHSQVFGGFSGKACADRIVDSQSEVLITMDGYYRGGKIMDHKIKANEACDEAAKQGQTVKKVLIWQRHPGKYSAETPMVEGRDFIVNDLLKNYYGKRVEPVKMPAEAPLFLMYTSGTTGKPKGCQHGTGGYLAYVTATSKYVQDIHPEDVYWCMADIGWITGHSYIVYGPLALAASSVIYEGIPTYPDAGRCWRIAQDLGVNIFHTAPTAIRALRKVGPDEPAKYDYYFKHMTTVGEPIEPEVWKWYYEVVGKGKAAIVDTWWQTETGGFLCSTLPGIKAMKPGSAGPGMPGIHPIILDDDGNEVPSGEGKAGNICIQNPWPGMFQTIWGDRDRFVSNYFKRYCKDPNSKDWRDWPYLTGDAAIMAEDGYVRILGRIDDVINVSGHRLGTKELESAALVVEEVAEAAVVPIKHEIKGVEPDMFIALKPGYEPSEEIIAKVQKALIDEIGPIAKARKVWIVPDMPKTRSGKIMRRILAAISNNTDVGDTMTLANPEIVEAIQEMAKKFDKK; translated from the coding sequence ATGGCCGAAGAAAGATTGGATGTATCAGAAGCTCAGATCGCGTCTCACTGGAAAGAAGAAGGATATTATCCCCCAAGCTCAAAGTTTGTTGCACAGGCAAACATGACTGATGAGAAAATATATGATCGCATGGCCCTTGAGAATGTTCCAGACTGCTTTAAGGAATATGCAGATCTGCTGGACTGGTATAAATACTGGGATGAAATTCTGGATACCAGTGATGCACCCTGTTATAAATGGTTCAAAGGCGGACTGATTAATGCTTCTTATAATTGTATTGACCGCCATCTGGCAAAAAACAGGAATAAAACAGCAATCCATTTTGTACCTGAACTTGAAGAAGAAAGGGTTCAGCATGTAACATACCAGGAACTCTGGGTAAGGGTAAATGAGTTTACAGCTCTGCTTCAGGATTTCTGTGGTCTTAAAGCAGGAGACAGGGTAACCCTGCATATGCCCATGACAGCAGAACTGCCCATAACCATGCTTGCTCTATGCCGTATAGGTGTTATCCATTCCCAGGTATTTGGCGGCTTCAGCGGCAAAGCCTGTGCCGACCGTATTGTTGACTCACAAAGTGAAGTCCTTATTACTATGGACGGCTATTACCGGGGCGGCAAAATCATGGATCACAAGATAAAAGCCAATGAAGCATGTGATGAAGCTGCAAAACAGGGACAGACTGTTAAAAAAGTCCTGATCTGGCAGCGCCATCCTGGAAAATATTCAGCTGAAACCCCAATGGTAGAAGGTCGTGATTTTATTGTTAATGATCTGTTGAAAAATTATTACGGCAAACGTGTTGAACCTGTGAAGATGCCTGCTGAAGCTCCATTGTTCCTTATGTACACAAGCGGAACAACAGGAAAACCCAAAGGATGCCAGCATGGAACCGGCGGTTACCTGGCTTATGTAACTGCAACATCCAAGTATGTTCAGGACATTCATCCTGAAGATGTTTACTGGTGTATGGCAGACATTGGATGGATCACAGGCCATTCCTATATAGTTTACGGCCCTCTTGCACTGGCGGCTTCTTCGGTTATTTACGAAGGTATTCCTACCTATCCTGATGCAGGACGCTGCTGGAGAATAGCCCAGGATCTTGGAGTCAATATCTTCCACACTGCACCAACAGCCATCCGTGCATTAAGAAAGGTTGGTCCTGATGAGCCTGCAAAATATGATTATTACTTTAAACATATGACCACAGTAGGCGAGCCTATTGAACCTGAAGTATGGAAATGGTACTATGAGGTAGTTGGTAAAGGAAAAGCTGCTATTGTTGACACCTGGTGGCAGACAGAAACAGGCGGATTCCTCTGCAGTACTCTTCCTGGCATAAAAGCAATGAAACCTGGAAGTGCAGGCCCTGGTATGCCAGGCATCCACCCAATTATTCTGGATGATGATGGCAATGAAGTACCAAGCGGTGAAGGAAAAGCAGGCAATATCTGTATCCAGAACCCCTGGCCCGGCATGTTCCAGACTATTTGGGGCGACCGCGACCGGTTTGTATCAAATTATTTTAAAAGATACTGCAAAGACCCCAACAGCAAAGACTGGAGAGACTGGCCTTATCTTACCGGCGATGCTGCCATTATGGCTGAAGACGGATATGTCAGAATCCTTGGACGTATTGATGATGTTATCAATGTTTCCGGCCACAGACTGGGAACCAAAGAACTTGAATCTGCTGCCCTGGTAGTTGAAGAAGTTGCTGAAGCTGCGGTTGTTCCAATCAAGCATGAAATCAAGGGTGTTGAACCTGATATGTTTATAGCTCTGAAACCAGGTTATGAACCCAGTGAAGAGATTATAGCCAAGGTTCAAAAAGCTCTTATTGACGAGATTGGTCCCATTGCTAAGGCAAGAAAGGTATGGATTGTACCTGACATGCCTAAAACACGATCAGGAAAAATCATGCGCCGCATACTTGCAGCTATTTCAAACAACACTGACGTAGGCGATACCATGACCCTTGCCAACCCTGAGATTGTAGAAGCTATCCAGGAAATGGCTAAAAAATTTGATAAAAAATAA
- a CDS encoding OFA family MFS transporter translates to MSEQHTKEPTQAWITTFAGTAVNLCLGILYAWSIWKTALVNTDRAGEIMSGTNAGWTYLTNAQAATPFSLCVIIFALLMIPGGRIQDRISPRFGATLGGLSLGIGCIIAGLMKSYAGLIIGFGVLGGIGMGIGYAAPTPAALKWFGPHRRGLIAGLVVGGYGGAALYIGALGQWLINNYGITGSFVGLGVFFCIVVVLAGSLLKTPPEGYVPPAPKVAQTAAQAAATTKYDWEAGEMVKTWQFYALVFMFILTTQSGLLIIANANGLMIKAAKGMPFFMANAWILVSYGGLVNASGRVGTGWYSDKIGRLNAYTLNCGVSALCMFALPFVIASNSVFLLFIVVGVGYWQYGGGLSLMPSFVADFYGPKNLGFNYGLVFIGWGLGFFMARLGGTIEDLTGSLAYAFYISGALLIVAVILARITKRPAYSGEEMGAAA, encoded by the coding sequence ATGTCAGAACAACACACAAAAGAACCTACACAAGCGTGGATAACCACATTTGCAGGAACAGCCGTCAACCTCTGTCTGGGTATTCTTTATGCCTGGAGTATCTGGAAAACCGCGCTTGTCAATACTGACAGAGCTGGTGAAATTATGTCAGGAACAAACGCAGGATGGACTTATTTGACAAATGCCCAGGCAGCCACACCTTTTTCCCTTTGTGTTATCATCTTTGCTTTATTGATGATTCCAGGAGGACGTATTCAAGATAGAATCAGCCCGAGATTTGGAGCAACCCTGGGAGGTTTAAGTCTGGGAATAGGCTGTATTATTGCAGGACTTATGAAAAGTTATGCAGGGCTTATTATCGGCTTTGGTGTTTTAGGCGGTATTGGCATGGGTATTGGTTATGCAGCACCAACACCTGCTGCTCTTAAATGGTTCGGCCCCCACAGGCGCGGACTTATTGCAGGTCTTGTTGTTGGAGGATATGGCGGAGCAGCTCTGTATATCGGCGCTCTGGGCCAGTGGCTTATCAATAATTATGGAATTACAGGAAGTTTTGTCGGCCTGGGGGTATTTTTCTGCATAGTTGTTGTGCTTGCAGGCTCATTATTAAAAACTCCTCCTGAGGGATATGTACCTCCTGCTCCAAAAGTAGCCCAGACAGCAGCCCAGGCAGCAGCTACAACAAAATATGACTGGGAAGCCGGGGAAATGGTTAAAACCTGGCAGTTCTATGCACTGGTTTTCATGTTTATTCTTACAACCCAGTCTGGCCTTCTTATTATTGCAAATGCAAACGGCCTTATGATTAAAGCAGCCAAAGGCATGCCTTTTTTTATGGCTAATGCCTGGATTCTTGTTTCTTACGGCGGTCTTGTCAATGCTTCCGGCCGTGTTGGAACAGGATGGTATTCAGATAAGATCGGACGGCTTAATGCCTATACATTAAACTGCGGCGTATCAGCGCTCTGTATGTTTGCACTTCCCTTTGTTATAGCATCAAACAGTGTTTTCCTTCTTTTCATAGTTGTTGGTGTTGGATACTGGCAGTATGGCGGCGGTCTTTCCCTTATGCCTTCATTTGTTGCTGACTTTTACGGACCCAAAAACCTGGGATTTAACTACGGTCTGGTATTCATAGGCTGGGGGCTTGGCTTCTTTATGGCAAGGCTTGGAGGAACAATTGAAGACTTAACAGGCAGTCTGGCTTATGCTTTCTATATTTCAGGTGCCCTGCTCATTGTTGCAGTTATTCTTGCACGCATCACCAAAAGACCCGCATATTCAGGCGAAGAAATGGGAGCTGCTGCTTAA